The region TTGTTTTCTCAATCACTATTTACTCTGCTTTTTAAGTCAATGGAAGTAAAATGTAAGATAGTTATTGCCCGTGTTTCTAGGCCATGTTTCAGTATTTCTGTCTAGCACCATGAGCTAGAATATTTTTGTTTACGATCCAAATTATGATGTTCAAGGGTACAGCTCTTCAATGGGAAAGGGGGTCTGGTAGAAGGGTGCATACAGAACATTGACCGCACTGGACTTGATTTTGTTGCATTAACTGATCCCAAGTTAGTACCTCCACAGAATTCACAATTGCATGTTTTTTCTGGTTTTGGTAAGTTGGTGTAGTATTGCTCTATTGAAGAGAAATTACTTATTTATGATTACTTGTTTTCAATACCTGACTTTACCACTTAATTTTTCACATGTTGAGAATCTTACAGGTACTCTGAAGGGTGGCCGTGCCGACTGGCTTGTAGAGAAGTGTACAGTATGTTTCAATAGCATATTGAAATTTTATCTGGTTAGATTAATGCCTCTATATGTTATGGTTGTTTTTCTTCCATTCATGACTCCATAGGAACTTGGAGCCAGTAGTGTTACTCCTCTATTGACTGAACGTTCTCCGTCAATCTCACAAAATCGGGTGGATAGACTGGAACGTGTAATTTTAGCAGCATCCAAACAATGTAAATGTTTTTCCTTTTTGCATTTGAAGCCAAACATTTATTTTGCTCCTTTCAGAAATTTCATTGGCCTATTTAGACTGAAGTTTTAGAGTTGGGTCTGAAATGAAGGGTGACCCCATTTTGATTTTGGTCAGTGAACCATTTTGTCTTATTGCCTCTTTTTTAGGCCAACGACTGCATGAAATGATCCTGAAACCTCCTGTAGAGATTGGTGATATTTTGCATCTTGTAAGTTCTCCATTCTAACTACATGGCAAGAAAGTTGCCATGAATTTTAATTGTAGTAATTTTTTTACCAGGGAAATGTAAAACCTATCAACATTGATGATTCCATCTTATGTATAAGTGATATATTTGttatttctcttttttttttcttggAAGTTGGAATTctttgaattaaatagagattTGATTCCAGTGGTGTTAGGTGTTAACAATTCAATATATGTGGCTACGTAATCAATTTATGAATTATGCTCATAGAGTTCCAACACCTGTCTTTATGATCATAACTTGACCTATTTTCTGTCATTTAGATTGCGCAATCAGAGCTATCTCTTGTTGCAACAGCAGAAGCAACTCCTGTTCTTAATGCATTGTCATTGGGAAAGGAAACTAGTGGCTTACTCATAATCGGACCAGAAGGCGGTTAGTATACTTAATAAGTCTAATCTCACTTTATTGTTTCACCACATGTCTAGATATTTGGTAGTGAGTTGAGTTTAGCTGTAAGGTTAATTATCCTGGTAAATTCTCCCTGTTTTTATCAGGCTAAAATCAAAACGCGTGTGATTGGCAAATAATTGTTGTGTTTCTAGGAAGGGTAGGTTTATCATCAGGCTCAAAGTTAAATTAACGCTAGTTTATGTTGTACTGGTGTCCTGCAGATTTCACTGAGAAAGAAGTGAATATGATGATGGAAGCAGGTGCTAAAGCTGTTAGTCTCGGGCCTCATCGTCTTCGAGTTGAAACTGCTGCAATAGCACTTTTGTCTACTGTCATGTTATGGTCTGACTCTCAGCAAACTTCAGTCTCTTGACTCATCTGTATATTATGTTGGGTCAGACATGATTATATTCTACAAACAATATATATTTTGTATTACTTGTCTGTTAGGTTTAATTATTCTAAGTTCACATTGGGGATGAAGATATCAATTATCTATTTGATAGTTGGGTCTTGATCTATTTTTATCAGAATAGATTTGTGTTCTCCCATTGTTTTAAAAAATTCCTAAACAACACAAATGACTCATTTTTCATCGGTCAAAAATGAAGCTGTAAATGTCATGCTTTGATGAGTATGATTCGTGTTAATGAATGGTGCAAAAAATTATAGTTATTTGTATTGTATGTTGTTTTAAATGAAATTACATCTCTAAACAAAGAGTAAATTTTTAAACAAATGTCATGAGCCAAAAACACATTTCAACTTCTCTTCATTATTAGACTCATAGTCGTTGtctaaaaaaatattttttttttggtCTCTTAACTTAGGGTGTGTTTGTTTGATGGAATGAAATTATAATCTCGGGAATATTATTCTTCAGAGTATTATTGTTAGTAACTTTTGAAATTATAATCTCAAAAATCAATGTGTTTGGAAAAATAATGCATGAAATCTGAAGTGTTAATGAGGAGACATTCACGTATCTTTTGAAGATTCCACTAATGTTCTAGAGTAAATCAAGATTTAGAACTAGTCCAAGGTGTGACACATTGGTGAATAATATGTTAGAGACATTCAATTCAGTATTTATAACTGCAAGAGCCAAGTCTATTGTGACTATGATTAAAGTGTACCTTATGCAAATGTGGGAGACCAACAGGCAGAAGATTATCAAATTTGATGGTAACATTCTACCAAATATCAAAAAGAGAATGGAAAAGGAATCACAAAGAACAAACCATTGGATTGTTAGGTAAAATTGTGATTTGTGTACTGATGAGTTGTTATAAGTTGTGCTTTGTTGTTTATTGATGGATTGTTATGTAAAAATTGTGCCTTGTGTTTTCTGCATCTGTTACAGGCGTGTAGGTGAATTTGACTACGGTATTAGGCATATATCATTCAATGGAGAATAATTTGTTGTCAATCTTTCAAAACGTGAATGTTCGTGGACTATGGTATTAGGCATATATCATTCAATGGAGAATAATTTGTTGTCAATCTTTCAAAACGTGAATGTTCGTGTAAAAGGTGGATGTTGTCAGGGATGCCATGATGTCATGCAATTTCATACATGAAAGATCAACACTTAGAAGTTGATGATTTTGTGTTTGATTGTTGCAAAAAGGATTTCTATGAGGCTTGCTATGCAATAGTGCTGATTCAGTTAATGAGAAATCTCTATGGACAAAAATAAATGTTAGAACAAGATGTTgtgtctacaattcatctctaaggttttgatgataacaaaggatgaaacaaattggtatcctaataaatttatctaagtgtgcaaGACTCTAACAGAAAAAGGACCAGATAGACAAACATCTGACATCACGCAAGTCCATAATACACAACTTAGAATAAATAGAAGCATAcgttctgactctgaagaaaagGAAGCTCACAGAGTCTGACGGTAGAAGACTCAGACACTCTGAATCTGAAGAGTTCCACACAGCTACTCTGATGAGTTGTACTCCGAAGAAGGCTCTACAGAAAAACATAtcaagaacttctgaagaaaatCTACTCTCAGCAACTATCTGAAGTATACATGCTGAACAAGAATATCTGAACTCCACGTACTCTGATTCAAGGTCAACCACAAGACTTAGCTACGAAGTATTCCACCTTTGGTATGAATCCAGATTTGGAAAAGAATAAATACTCTCCAAAAATTGCAATGGAAAGGACAACGAACTTAATGCCAATTAAAGTCCATCATTGCCAAGATATTCATTAATTCCCCAGCTAATAATTTCATGTTCAAACCACTATATAAAGGCAAGATCATCATCATACCAAAAAGAAGTATACACACAAGAATACTGCAAACAAAATTACATATTCTCCTTCATCCTTGTTCAAATCTGTT is a window of Lathyrus oleraceus cultivar Zhongwan6 chromosome 6, CAAS_Psat_ZW6_1.0, whole genome shotgun sequence DNA encoding:
- the LOC127096627 gene encoding uncharacterized protein LOC127096627 isoform X3, which gives rise to MLQTLVAPASFRFSNRISLRSFTVRAFTSSTDYEDQSRGGLPRFFSETLPPSKGNVIRVKGDEFWHMTKVLRLSTNARVQLFNGKGGLVEGCIQNIDRTGLDFVALTDPKLVPPQNSQLHVFSGFGTLKGGRADWLVEKCTIAQSELSLVATAEATPVLNALSLGKETSGLLIIGPEGDFTEKEVNMMMEAGAKAVSLGPHRLRVETAAIALLSTVMLWSDSQQTSVS
- the LOC127096627 gene encoding uncharacterized protein LOC127096627 isoform X1, whose translation is MLQTLVAPASFRFSNRISLRSFTVRAFTSSTDYEDQSRGGLPRFFSETLPPSKGNVIRVKGDEFWHMTKVLRLSTNARVQLFNGKGGLVEGCIQNIDRTGLDFVALTDPKLVPPQNSQLHVFSGFGTLKGGRADWLVEKCTELGASSVTPLLTERSPSISQNRVDRLERVILAASKQCQRLHEMILKPPVEIGDILHLIAQSELSLVATAEATPVLNALSLGKETSGLLIIGPEGDFTEKEVNMMMEAGAKAVSLGPHRLRVETAAIALLSTVMLWSDSQQTSVS
- the LOC127096627 gene encoding uncharacterized protein LOC127096627 isoform X2, which produces MLQTLVAPASFRFSNRISLRSFTVRAFTSSTDYEDQSRGGLPRFFSETLPPSKGNVIRVKGDEFWHMTKVLRLSTNARVQLFNGKGGLVEGCIQNIDRTGLDFVALTDPKLVPPQNSQLHVFSGFGTLKGGRADWLVEKCTVCFNSILKFYLIAQSELSLVATAEATPVLNALSLGKETSGLLIIGPEGDFTEKEVNMMMEAGAKAVSLGPHRLRVETAAIALLSTVMLWSDSQQTSVS